The genomic interval ATCGTTGACCAGTCATCATAGTCAGGAGCACGTCCATCGTGCTTTTCGCCATTGGCAAGCTTTCCACCGATGCCGATGAGGAACACTGCTCCGTACTTTTTGCATATTGCATCCTCACGCTCCTTTGGAGTCATGTCAGGATACATAGCGAGCAGTTCCTCAGAGTGTATGAAGTGAATCTTCTCAGGCAGGAAAGGCTTAATCTGCGAATAAGTCTCACAAACGAGATACTCCGTGCGGCGTATGGCAGCATAGATGCGCTCCACGATATTCTTCAGGAACGCTATGGTGCGGTCTTCCTTGGTGATGACAGCCTCCCAGTCCCATTGGTCAACATATAGGGAGTGCAGATTGTCCAGCTCCTCGTCGGCACGTATAGCATTCATGTCGGTGTATATTCCGTAGCCAGGCTCCACTCCGTTCTCTGCAAGCGACAGGCGCTTCCATTTTGCCAAAGAATGAACAACTTCGGCACGTGCATCGCCAAGATCTTTTATTGGGAATGTTACTGCACGCTCCACACCATTGAGGTCATCGTTAATACCGAGTCCCTTCAACACGAAAAGAGGAGCTGTGACACGACGCAGACGCAATTCCGTGGAAAGATTCTGCTGGAAGAAATCCTTGATCAGCTTGATGCCCTGCTCAGTCTGCTTGGCATCAAGAAGCTGCTTGTAGTCTATGGGTTTGATTAATGTACTCATCCCTATAAATTGATGTAAAAACAATTATTTTATAATAATACCGTGCAAAAGTAACAAAAAAGAAGAAATATACAAAAAAAATATTGTAATTTTGCGTTTAACTATGACACGTAAAGAACTATACTCACAAGTTTTGAGCTTTTTTGCAGAAAAGATGCCAGAAGCTGACACCGAACTGGAGTTTGCCGACACCTTTCAGCTGGTAGTGGCAGTAGTACTAAGTGCGCAGTGTACAGACAAGCGCGTAAACATGGTGACGCCTGCGCTGTTCCGTCGTTTTCCGAATGCGAGAGCCATGGCTGAAAGCAGCGCTGACGAGATCTACGAATATGTGAAGAGCGTCTCCTACCCTAACAGTAAGGCAAGCCATCTTTTTGAGATGTCAAAGCTCTTGGTGGAGCGCCATAACGGCGAGGTGCCTTCGACTATGGACGAGCTGCTGGCTCTGCCTGGCATAGGACGCAAAACTGCCAATGTGGTGCAAGCCGTTGCCTTTGGCCGCTCAACATTGGCAGTTGATACTCATGTCTTTCGTGTCAGTCATCGCTTAGGCCTTGTCAGCAAGTCGGCCAACACCCCATTTAAGGTTGAAACGGAACTGACCAAGCACATCCCCGACGAGATTATTCCCCGTGCCCACCACTGGCTGCTGCTTCATGGGCGCTATGTCTGCACAGCGAGGAATCCCAAGTGTGACGATTGCGGATTGTGCAATCTCTGCAAGGACTATCTCACTCGCAAGCCATCGCCCACACGAATCTGATAGGTAGGTGGCAGGTTATTCATCTTGTAGAGATATTTCACTCTGATGCCATACTTCTGGGCTATGTAGTACATTGACTCGCCAGCGCTGACATAGTGCAGGCGATTCTTGTATTCGCGAGGTGCCTTGCGCGCCTTCTTGCGAAGCCATACCACCTCGCCCTCTTCAAGCACATCGTTCTTGTCACGCTCGTTATACTTGGCAAGCTTCCTGTAAGAAACTCCTAACTCCTTACCAAGTGACTTATATGTGTCACCACGACGGGCTATGACATAATAGTTCTTGTTAAACGACTTTACAGGATGGGATATACTGAATCCAAAGCCATTCTTGCTCTTAGAACCTCCTGCACGGTCATACTGGTCAAGTTCATAAAGCTCAATGAGCTCAATGAGCTTCTTCGGATACTGCGGATTAGTGGCATAGCCACACGCCTTGAGGCCATGAGCCCATCCCTTGTAGTCAGTCGTCTTCAAGCTGAACAGACGACTGTATCGCTGACTCTGTGCAAGGAACTTCGAATGGTCCTCGTAGGAATCAAATGCCGACTTATACACTCTGAAGCATTCGTTCTTACGGTCATCGTCCTTATACATCGTGCGTCCTGTCCATCCGTGGCACTTTATTCCGAAATGGTTATTACCCTTGCGTGCCAACTCACTATTGCCAGCGCCTGACTCAAACAGTCCCTGGGCAAGAGTTATCGATGCAGGTATCTTCCATCGGCGCATCTCCTCGATGGCTACATCCTTGTACTGGTTAACGTAATTCTGATATTGCTGGTTCCATTTCATTTGCGCATTAATGCACAAAGGGATGGAAAACAACAGTAAAAATAGTAGTTTTTTCATTCTGATAGTAAATTCTTTTGCAAAAGTAATTGTTTTCAGAGAGTTTTTACTATTTTTGCAAAGGAAATTATCAATAACATGAAAGAAATAACACTTGAATCTAAAATTCGCGTCTGTCAAAAGGACGAGCTCCCTGACGACGAACGTAACCTTGTTGAGCTTGCGATAGAGGCCACTGCCAACTCCTATGCTCCCCATTCCCACTTTCATGTAGGTGCAGCATTGCTTCTTGCCAATGGTAAGATTGTCAAAGGCTGCAATCAGGAGAATGCTGTTTTACCGGCAGGAGTGTGTGCTGAACGTTCCGCCATTTTCTCTGCTGGTGCACAATATCCTGATCAGGCTGTAACGAAACTTGCCATAGCTGCCCGTGCTGGCGACGGAAAGCTGACTGAGCTGCCTGTAAGCCCATGCGGAATATGCCGTCAGGTGATGGTAGAGACTGAGACGCGCTTCCAACAACCCATGCGCATACTTCTCTATGGTGAAACGGGAGTCTATGTCATTGACGGAATAAAAGAGCTCATGCCACTGGCATTCACAGAGTTCTAACTTCTTACCTCTAACCTCTTACCTCTAACCTCTTACCTCTCACCTCTAACCTCTAACCTCTAACCTCTAATAACAACCAAGTCCCTTGGCTGGCGACTCCTCCTTCAAGTGAAAATCGTAGATGAAGTTGGTCTCGTCAACGAGTACGAAGTGTTTCTTTCCAGATATTTCGTCGGAAGGTTTCTCCCAAAGTATCTGTTTATAGTGTACGGTATCGTTTTCAACTTGCGGCGTGCGCAACAGGGTGTTTATGAAGAGATAGTTAAACGCCGCATCCTCTGACTCCTGCTTACCCAGAATCTCGTCATTGGCATAGCCTGTGAGTATGGAGTTTGTCATCTGGAACTGCTCCAGCGGGTAAGGAGCGTTATTAAACTTGTTGTATATCTGCAGGGCCACATTACGCTGAGCCGAGAACGGATAGAACTGTGCGATGGTACAGCTATCCATGATGACTGCTCCGCCATATACCAACACACAGCTGCCAAGCATGTTTGACAGCTGACATTTCTTTATGCCGGCATAGGTGTTATACAATTCGAGTCCATTGCCCTTACAGTTATGTACAATAGAGTTTTCCATGTAAAGGCGCTGGTTCTGTGATGAGAGCTTTGCCGAGTCACATATCACGCCATACATTGCGCTGCGCAACTCAGTGTTCTTCAGCTCATTGCCTTCAGACGAACCATAGAGATGTATTCCCTCCCACTGACCACTTACACGGTCGTAAGGCAGATAGGCAAACATGTGGTCAAGACGATCACCACGCATCAGCACAGAGTCGGTCTTCAACGTTCCATAGACATTTATCCCTGCCTTGTCATGAAAATAAAGTTGAGTATTCAGAATCTTCAGTGTGACACCTTCGCCAACAGTTATTCCGCCATAGACTACAATAGGCTTAGAAGACTGTATCGTAGAGTCGTTAGTGACCTTCAAGTCCTTTACTGACAAGGCATCCCACGCATAGCCGCGAAGATTGACGCTCTGCTCCACCCCACTCTCAAGGGCAAACACAATATCGTCAGTGATAAGCTGAACCAAAGACCGCAGGTTCTCAGGTGCTGTCAACTCTACAAACACGCGAAGGCTGTCACCCTTGCGCAACTCCAGATCGCTGACCGATGAGCCTCTGGCGTTGTCGAGAAATGTGCCATCGACATTCACCCTATAGCCCGTCTGATTGCCCTTGCGCAGGAACGCCTGACTGATACGTACACCATCTGAGTTGTTGTTATAGACCCAGAAAGAATATGTTGCCGAGCCTACGGAAGAGAACACGGTGTCCAGCTTTATGGTGTCGCTGGAGAACGTCAGACGTGCGTTCCGGCTCGTGGTGAACGACTCATCGTCCTGACACGACAAGCACAGCAGCGTTATAGTGAATAGAAAGAATAAAATCCGTTTCATCATATACGATAAAACGGATTTTATGTCGATTTATTGTCTTAACGTCCCAGAATGAAACACGCCTGGAACTAAAGACCTTAGCTTACTTGCCGAAATAGCGCTTCAGCAGGCCAGCGAAGCCTGCGCCATGACGAGCCTCGTCCTTTGCCATCTCGTGAACGGTATCGTGGATAGCGTCGAAGCCAGCAGCCTTAGCATTCTTTGCAATGCGGAACTTATCCTCACATGCGCCAGCCTCAGCAGCAGCACGCTTCTCAAGGTTGGTCTTTGTGTCAGCCCATACGCACTCACCAAGGAGCTCTGCGAAACGGCTTGCATGGTCAGCCTCTTCGAAAGCATAGCGCTTGAAAGCCTCAGCAATCTCAGGATAGCCCTCACGGTCAGCCTGACGAGCCATAGCCAGATACTGGCCTACCTCGCTGCACTCACCGTTAAAGTGTGCACGCAGATCGTTAATCATCTCTTCTGATACACCCTCGAGCTTACCATCACCAATCTTATGAACGGTAGCATAAGTCATGTCGGCATCGTCCTTAAGCTCAGAGAACTTAGAAGCTGGAGCCTTACAGATTGGACACTTCTCGGGAGGATTCTCGCCTTCGTAGATATAACCACACACGGCGCAAATGAACTTTTTCTTCATAGTAACATTAGTATTTGTTTAATAAAAAAAATTTTGAATAGATTGTTTTGCAAATATAGGCATAAAAAAATAATTCCACAAATATTTTTGCAGAATTATTTTTCATAAGGCCGTTTTTAATCAAAAAATAATCAATTATAAACAACGACAAAGGGCATGCTCTCAAAAAGCACACCCCTTGTTATAGTGAACTATAAATAAGTCAATATTAGTTCTTGAAGAAGTCCTTAACATCCTCGTTAGGAACCATCTGCTCATCGAAGATGTAAGCGCCAGTCTTTGGGCTGCGAACCATCTTGATGACCTTTGAATAAGCGCGACCATCCTTCGAACCTTCGTGGAGGGTTGCAACGGTTTTCTTTGCCATGCGTAGTTACCTTTCTTACTTAATCTCCTTGTGAAGAGTCATCTTCTTCAGGATAGGGTTATACTTCATCAGCTCCATGCGCTCAGGCGTGTTCTTACGATTCTTTGTCGTAACATAACGACTTGTACCGCCAAGGCCGCTGTTCTTCATCTCTGTGCACTCCAGAACAACCTGGACGCGATTACCTTTTGCTTTCTTGCTTGCCATGGTTATCTTTCCTCCTCATATATTAATTACCCCATGCGAACACCTTCTTGTCGAGGTCGTTCCATGTGAGGTAACCCTTGTCTACTGCCTGACGAATGGCAGCATCAAGACCTATTTTATTAATTAAACGCAGACCAGCTGCACTGATCTTAAGGCTAATCCAGCAGTTCTGCTCTACCCAGAAGAACTTCTTGCTGAACAGGTTGACGTCAAAGCTGCGCTTTGTGCGGTGCTTTGAGTGAGACACGTTGTTACCTATCTGTGCCTTCTTGCCTGTGATTTGACAAACTTTAGACATTGCTATCTACTTTCTTTTTAAGTCTTTAAATACTTACTTACTCCAAACAGGGTGCAAAGGTACAATAAAATATTGAAGTTTGAATATGAGAGATTAAATATTCTCCCATTTCTTAATATTATTTAACCAAACATCATCTTTTTATGTCTTTGGATTCCTGTTTGTCTCTATTTTTTACACCACTATAAAAGCATGTTTTCATTTTTTTGCACAGAGCGCACGGAGTTTCCGTAGTTCTTCTTCGACCACGAATTATACAAATTGAACGAATTAATTTCTCCGTGATTCTGAATCTAAGATGAATTTATATTCCATTCCGCATGGATAAATTCGTTTTATTTGTAAAATTCGTGGTCGTTTAATATATCCGAAGTCGAATTATTCTGCCGATGTCTCTGCCTCTTCCGCATCTTCCTGCTTCAGGAAATCGCGGAACAGTTGTATTGCCACGTTCGTAGCTATGGCAAGGTTTATGTCACGTCCGTGGTCTTCCTCCACCTTACGTGTTGTCACCTTGTCCTTTGTGCCGCAAGCCAGCCAGATGGTGCCCACGGGAATCTCTTTTGTGCCACCGCCAGGACCGGCGAAGCCTGTTGCAGCAATGGCATAGTCAGTATCCAGTGTCGCGCATGCACCTTTCACCATTTCCACGGCAACCTCCTCACACACGGCAGTCTTCTCTTCGAGCAAGTCGTGAGACACGCCGAGCAATCGCTCTTTCACCTCATTAACATAGCAGATGATGCCGCCCTTGAAATATTTTGAAGCGCCAGGCACAGCTATCACGGCCTCAGCTATACGTCCACCTGTGCAACTCTCTGCTGTTGCCAGCGTCTTCTCTTTCTCCCAAAGCAGTTCGCTTATCTCCCTGCTAATAATCTTACTTTCAAAATCCATGTATTTCTTTGACTTTTTACTGTTTCACTTTTTATTTAAATGTCACTTTCGAGAAAGCAGGAGCATCTATTGAGCAGAACTCCTTGTCCATATACTTATAATAGCCCACTATACCTATCATCGCTGCATTGTCGGTGGTATAGCTGAACTTTGGTATATATACCGTCCATCCGAAGCGCTTTGCATAGTCGTGGAACGCGTTACGCAGTCCGTTGTTTGCACTCACTCCGCCAGCCACAGCCACATGCTTTATGCCAGTGTCCTTCACAGCCAGCTTCAGCTTCTTCATCAGTATGTCAACGATGGTCCACTCCAGCGATGCTGCCAGGTCCTCCTTGTGATGCTCCACGAAGTCGGGATCATCCTCCACCCATTTCTTCAGGTTGTAGAGGAACGATGTCTTCAGTCCCGAGAAGCTATAGTCATAGCCAGGTATATGAGGCTCGGCAAACTGGTATGCCTTCGGGTTGCCCTGTCGTGCCAGTCGGTCGATGATTGGTCCGCCTGGGTAGCCCAGTCCCATCACCTTCGAGCACTTGTCTATTGCCTCTCCTGCAGCATCGTCTATGGTCTGTCCCAGCACCTCCATGTCGTTATACGCGCGTACCAATACTATCTGTGAGTTACCACCCGACACCAAAAGACAGATGAATGGGAAGGGAGGGTGAACCTCTCCCGACCTCCCCAAAGGGGAGGAGTTCCCTTCGGCACCCTTTTGCGCCAGTCCCTCCCCTCCTTCGGAGGGGCTGGGGGAGGTAATAAAGTGTGCCATCACATGTCCCTGCAGATGGTTCACATCTATCATCGGTATGCCGAGCGAGCGTGCGAAGCCCTTCGCGAAGTTCACTCCCACGAGCAGCGAGCCCATCAGTCCCGGTCCGCGTGTGAATGCCACTGCCGACAGCTGTTCCTTCGTTATCCCTGCCCGCTTGATAGCCTCGCTCACAACGGGCACCACGTTCTGTTGGTGAGCCCTTGATGCCAGCTCAGGCACCACGCCGCCGTATGCCTCATGCACAGCCTGTGATGCTGTCACGTTCGACAGCAGCACGCCGTTTTTCAGCACGGCTGCCGACGTATCGTCGCAGCTCGACTCTATACCTAATATATATATGTCTTTCTCCATTTTCTCCTTTTTGGGTGCAAAGGTACGATTAAGCGAGGAAAAATGCAAATTTATTTGCAATTTTCCGAGCGAAAGTACCCTTAAGTTATTCACTTATTCACTTATTCACTTTGGACATTTAGGTTTTTCAAAAACCGAAAAGGGTGGAAGGGATGAGAAACGGGAATGAAAAACATGGTGGAGAAAAAATATTGAAATAATAATTTATATTATATATATTAATAATATATATAATATAAAATTTTCGTTTCAAGAAAAGCTCAATACACAGATGTCCAAAGTGAATAAGTGAATAAGTGAATAACCTGCCCCATTCATACGGAAATTGTTTACTTTTTTTGTGCAAGAAAAAAATTTCGCTATATATTCGTAAACCGCAATGACAACGTCGTACCTTTGCGATGTGTTTGAGATGCATCGCGATGACACATAAGAGCGTTTAGAAAGAACGCAAGCAGTAATCAGTAAGAACGCCACAAGCGATTAGGTTTGAACCTTTTCACAGATTGAAACGGGCGGTTTGCTGAAATAATTTGCGGTGAACGAGAGCAATGCATACCTTTGTGAGTGAAAAAAAACAAACATGCGAAACTTAAACAAACTGACAATTATGAAGCAATTGATAATTTCGACGATGCTCATAGCATCGGTCATCACAGTGATGACATGCTGCTCTGTTGAAGATCCTTACGAGGCATGGAGCGGCGCATACGGATGGGACAACGGCGGTGGCAACGGAAGCTCAGAGACGACAGGTGAACTGTCTACATTTGACATCGCTATAGACCAGACAACGGCGGAGCCTACAGAGGTGGCAAGCGAGTACTTCCCCGACGAGGAGGACGCACTGGAGAACAACGAGTTCACCACTGAGGTGAGCATAGACCTGTCGAACCCAGAGACGAAGACAGAGAACGGCGTGGAGGTGACGGTGAACGGTGGTCACGTGACAGCCAACCACGGTACGGAGAAGAAGATATGCTATGTGGTGAGCGGAACGACCACCGATGGCTCGCTTACGGTGATAGGCGAAAAGAAATATGCCGTGAAGCTCAACGGAGCAAGCATAACCAACCCCGACTCGGCTGCGCTGAACCTGCTGAGCAGCAAGAGGGCATACATAATCCTCGCTGATGGCACCACGAACACGCTGAGCGACGGAACAGGGGGCTCACAGAAGGGCGCACTCTACTGCAAGGGTAAACTGCTGTTTAACGGAAACGGCTCACTAAGCGTGACTGGTAACACTAACAACGGCATACACTCGGCCGACTACATAGTGTTCCGCAAGGGCAATAACATATATGTGAAATCGACTGCCAACAACGGCATCAAGGCGAACGACGGCGTGTTCATCAATGGCGGAATACTGAACGTAGAGGTGCAGGCAGCTGCTGCCAAGGGCATAAGCAGCGAGAGCCACGTCATAGTGAATGGCGGACGCACGACGGTGCTTACTACCGGCAACGGCATGTATGACTCAGACGACAAGGAGGCAAAGGGTGCAGCAGGCATAAAGACCGACTCTACGTTCACCATCAACGCTGGCGAACTGAGGCTGAAAAGCACAGGCAGCGGTGGCAAGGGCATCAACGCCGACGGCACGGCCACCTTCAACGGCGGAAGCGTGATGATCGTAACGACAGGAGGGAAGTACAGTGGTTCGGGCGACACCTCGTCGCCAAAGGGCATCAGGGCCGATGGCAACATCATCATCAATGGCGGAAGAATATTGGTGCGCACCAGTGGCAACGGTGGCGAGGGCATAGAGACCAAGGGCACGATGACCATCACTGGCGGAGAAGTGGCCAGCTATGCCTACGACGATGCCATCAACTCGAAGAGCGACATGACTATCAGCGGTGGCTATGTATATGCGCAGGGACAGCACAACGACGGACTCGACGCCAACGGCAACTGCTACATCAATGGCGGACTCATCTATGCCATCTGTTCTGGCTCGCCTGAGGTGGCCATCGATGCCAACACGGAGGGTGGCAAGAAGCTCTACGTCACAGGCGGCACCATCGTCGCCATAGGCGGACTGGAGGGTGGCAGCAGCCTCACGCAGTCGTGCTATCAGGCCTCCTCATGGTCTTCTGACACATGGTATGCGCTCACCGTAGGCAGCAGCACCTTCGCCTTCAAGACGCCATCAAGCGGTGGTTCAGGTCTTGTAGTCAGTGGTGCCTCTCAGCCCACACTCCTGTCGGGTGTCAACGTTTCAGGCGGCACATCCGTTTTCGCAGGTCTCGGCGTCTTTGGCGCCACAACGAGCGACGGCTCTTCAGTAAGTCTCTCGTCATACTCCGGCAACAGCAACGGCCCAGGCGGTGGGTTCAGGAGATAGGGAGATTAGGAAATCCTAGGTTTTTCTAGGAAATCCTAGGTTTTTCTAGGAAATCCTAGGTTTTTCTAGGAAATCCTAGGAATACCTAGGACAGCCTAGGATTTCCTATGGTTTCTAGGAGTCCTTCAAGTTCTTTTATTCTTGCTTTCAGCTGCAAGTTTTCTGCTTCTAAAGCACGAAGACGCGAATCAACTTCCTGACGATATCCCGTACGGGCAGCATGCATACGCTCCTTGATACCACCCTCAGTAACAAAACGATGTTCCAGTTTCTCTAAATAAGCACACATCATCTTGTCAGTCTGATGACAGAGAGTAAGCAACAGATTAGCCATCTCCTCATCATTCATTTTAGCTACCAGTGGTTCATAGTCACTAAAGTCATTGTGAGAATGACAAAAATCACGGAGTCGTTGCTGTCGTTTATTATCAGCAGACCATATAGCAAGATGGTGAGTATTAAGGTAATCCTGATAATCAGAACGTAGCTCTTGAAGACTACCTCGTGCCACATTTAGAAGTTTTATCTCCATCTCCGAACTGGTCTGGCCATCTTCACTTCCCTCAACAATATTTTGTTTACCGCTACGTGCAGCCTGTACCATTTGATCTACTGTACGATCACCATAAGCAGGTAGGAACCGATGGCAGAAGTCTACTGTCAGCTGATAGATAGCATCACTCTTACGGTAGAAATACAGTTCTTTCCAAACGACGGATTTCTTTAACACTTTACCTTTAGTATCGTATTCCATATTGCAAAAGTACGAATAAGTGAACATAACTCAAAATAAAACACAACTTTTGTTATGTTCTTCTCTCATTTTTTCGTATCTTTGCACCTCAAAACGAAGATGAAGTAATGAACGACACAAAGATAATCAACGACCCTGTATTCGGATTCATAAAAATACCGCGAGGACTGCTATATGACATTGTGCGCCACCCACTGATGCAACGACTGAACCGCATAAACCAGTTGGGACTGGCATCGGTGGTTTATCCAGGAGCACGACACACCCGTTTTCAGCACTCGTTGGGAGCGTTCTACCTGATGAGCGAAGCAATAATAAGCCTGCAGCAGAAGGGGAACTTCATCTTCGACAGTGAAGCTGAAGCCGTGGAAGCAGCCATACTGATGCACGACATAGGCCACGGTCCGTTCTCACACGTGCTGGAAAACACACTCATCTCGGGCATATCGCACGAAGACATTTCGCTGCTGATGATGGAACAGATAAACCGCGACCTGGGCGGACAGCTGAACCTGGCTATATCGATATTCAAGGACGAGTATCCGAAACGATTCCTGCATCAGCTCATCAGCTCGCAGTTAGACATGGACCGATTGGACTACCTGCGTCGAGACTCGTTCTTCACAGGAGTGACGGAAGGCAACATTGGCAGCGCACGCATAATAAAGATGCTCAACGTGGTGGACGACCGGCTGGTTGTGGAACAGAAAGGTATATACTCGCTGGAGAACTACCTCACCACCCGACGACTGATGTACTGGCAGGTGTATCTGCACAAGACTGCAGTGGGCTACGAGAAGGTGCTGGTGAACATGCTCACTAGGGCGAAGCACCTGACACGACAGGGACACAAGGTGTTCGCCTCGCCTGCCCTCGCCTACTTCCTGGAAAACGATGTGGACAGAGAGTGGTTCTCTACCCACGACGAGGCGCTGCTCATGTATGAGGAGCTTGACGACAGCGACCTGTGGAGCGCCATGAAGGCATGGAAGCACAGCGACGACAAGATTCTGGCCACGCTGGCCACCGATATGCTGGACCGAATAATATTCAAAGTAGAGGTGCACGACGAGCCTGTGAGCGAAGAGCGCATAGACGAACTACAGGCACAGATAGCCGAGAAAGCGGGTATAGAGAAAGTCGACGCCCACTATCTCATGAGCCTGAACACGATACAGAAAGACATGTACTCGATAGACGACGACTCGATAGACATACTCTACAAAGACGGTACGATAAAGGACATCTCAGAGGCATCGGAGATACTCAATGTGGCACTGCTCTCAAAAAAAATAAGAAAATATTACCTTTGTTATCAAAGATTTTAAATAATTTTTATTACCTTTGCCGCGAAAAGCCTGTTCGTGTTATAGATAACGAACATTTTATTGCAATAAAAGAGACTCATCTTAAATTTAAGAAATGGAATTTAAAGCGAAACAAATTGCCGACTTTATTGGCGGACGTGTGGAAGGCAACGAGGATGCCGCAGTCTTTACCTTTGCAAAGATTGAAGAAGGAAAACCCGGTGCCATCTCGTTCCTGTCGAATCCCAAATATACACATTACCTCTACGACACAGAGTCAACAATAGTGCTCGTCAACGATGATCTTGAGCTGGAACACGAGGTAAAGCCCACACTGATTCGCGTAAAGAATGCCTATGAGGCAGTAGCTAAACTCCTGCAGCTCTATGCTTCCATGCAGCCAAAGAAGACTGGCATAGACAAGCTGGCAAGCATATCAGAGAAAGCCACCATTGGAAAAGACGTGTTCATCGGCGCATTCGCTGTCATCGGCGACGGTGCTGTCATTGGCGACGGCGCACAGATTCACGCACACACAGTCATAGGCGACGGAGTGAAGATTGGTGATGGCAGCATCATCTATCCTAACGTAACAATATACCAGGGATGCCAGCTGGGCAAGAATGTCACCATCCACGCAGGCAGCGTAATAGGTGCCGACGGCTTCGGATTCGCTCCTAATGTGGAAGGCTACGACAAGATTCCACAGATAGGCATAGTTATCATAGAAGACAACGTGGAGATAGGTGCCAACACCTGCGTTGACCGCTCTACGATGGGTGCTACAGTTATCCACAAGGGTGTGAAGCTCGACAACCTCATTCAGGTGGCACACAACGTGGAGATAGGCGAGAACACCGTAATGTCAGCACAGGTAGGCATAGCAGGCTCGACAAAGGTTGGCTCATGGTGCATGTTCGGCGGACAGGTTGGTCTGGCAGGCCACATCACGATAGGCGACCACGTGAACCTCGGAGCACAGTCGGGCGTGCCTGGCAGCATAAAGGAAAACCAGACGCTCATAGGAACACCTCCTATGGAGCCGAAAGCATACTTCAAGTCGCAGGCCATCTTCCGCCGTCTGCCAGAGATGTACAAAGAGCTGGCTGAACTGCGCAAGGAGCTTGACGAGCTGAAGAAAAAGTAATAAAAAAAACAAAAAGACATATACCCATGATGAAACAAAAGACACTGAAAGGCA from Prevotella sp. E13-27 carries:
- a CDS encoding four helix bundle suffix domain-containing protein; the encoded protein is MEYDTKGKVLKKSVVWKELYFYRKSDAIYQLTVDFCHRFLPAYGDRTVDQMVQAARSGKQNIVEGSEDGQTSSEMEIKLLNVARGSLQELRSDYQDYLNTHHLAIWSADNKRQQRLRDFCHSHNDFSDYEPLVAKMNDEEMANLLLTLCHQTDKMMCAYLEKLEHRFVTEGGIKERMHAARTGYRQEVDSRLRALEAENLQLKARIKELEGLLETIGNPRLS
- the tsaD gene encoding tRNA (adenosine(37)-N6)-threonylcarbamoyltransferase complex transferase subunit TsaD, translated to MEKDIYILGIESSCDDTSAAVLKNGVLLSNVTASQAVHEAYGGVVPELASRAHQQNVVPVVSEAIKRAGITKEQLSAVAFTRGPGLMGSLLVGVNFAKGFARSLGIPMIDVNHLQGHVMAHFITSPSPSEGGEGLAQKGAEGNSSPLGRSGEVHPPFPFICLLVSGGNSQIVLVRAYNDMEVLGQTIDDAAGEAIDKCSKVMGLGYPGGPIIDRLARQGNPKAYQFAEPHIPGYDYSFSGLKTSFLYNLKKWVEDDPDFVEHHKEDLAASLEWTIVDILMKKLKLAVKDTGIKHVAVAGGVSANNGLRNAFHDYAKRFGWTVYIPKFSYTTDNAAMIGIVGYYKYMDKEFCSIDAPAFSKVTFK
- a CDS encoding carbohydrate-binding domain-containing protein, with product MKQLIISTMLIASVITVMTCCSVEDPYEAWSGAYGWDNGGGNGSSETTGELSTFDIAIDQTTAEPTEVASEYFPDEEDALENNEFTTEVSIDLSNPETKTENGVEVTVNGGHVTANHGTEKKICYVVSGTTTDGSLTVIGEKKYAVKLNGASITNPDSAALNLLSSKRAYIILADGTTNTLSDGTGGSQKGALYCKGKLLFNGNGSLSVTGNTNNGIHSADYIVFRKGNNIYVKSTANNGIKANDGVFINGGILNVEVQAAAAKGISSESHVIVNGGRTTVLTTGNGMYDSDDKEAKGAAGIKTDSTFTINAGELRLKSTGSGGKGINADGTATFNGGSVMIVTTGGKYSGSGDTSSPKGIRADGNIIINGGRILVRTSGNGGEGIETKGTMTITGGEVASYAYDDAINSKSDMTISGGYVYAQGQHNDGLDANGNCYINGGLIYAICSGSPEVAIDANTEGGKKLYVTGGTIVAIGGLEGGSSLTQSCYQASSWSSDTWYALTVGSSTFAFKTPSSGGSGLVVSGASQPTLLSGVNVSGGTSVFAGLGVFGATTSDGSSVSLSSYSGNSNGPGGGFRR
- the lpxD gene encoding UDP-3-O-(3-hydroxymyristoyl)glucosamine N-acyltransferase; translated protein: MEFKAKQIADFIGGRVEGNEDAAVFTFAKIEEGKPGAISFLSNPKYTHYLYDTESTIVLVNDDLELEHEVKPTLIRVKNAYEAVAKLLQLYASMQPKKTGIDKLASISEKATIGKDVFIGAFAVIGDGAVIGDGAQIHAHTVIGDGVKIGDGSIIYPNVTIYQGCQLGKNVTIHAGSVIGADGFGFAPNVEGYDKIPQIGIVIIEDNVEIGANTCVDRSTMGATVIHKGVKLDNLIQVAHNVEIGENTVMSAQVGIAGSTKVGSWCMFGGQVGLAGHITIGDHVNLGAQSGVPGSIKENQTLIGTPPMEPKAYFKSQAIFRRLPEMYKELAELRKELDELKKK
- a CDS encoding HD domain-containing protein, which gives rise to MNDTKIINDPVFGFIKIPRGLLYDIVRHPLMQRLNRINQLGLASVVYPGARHTRFQHSLGAFYLMSEAIISLQQKGNFIFDSEAEAVEAAILMHDIGHGPFSHVLENTLISGISHEDISLLMMEQINRDLGGQLNLAISIFKDEYPKRFLHQLISSQLDMDRLDYLRRDSFFTGVTEGNIGSARIIKMLNVVDDRLVVEQKGIYSLENYLTTRRLMYWQVYLHKTAVGYEKVLVNMLTRAKHLTRQGHKVFASPALAYFLENDVDREWFSTHDEALLMYEELDDSDLWSAMKAWKHSDDKILATLATDMLDRIIFKVEVHDEPVSEERIDELQAQIAEKAGIEKVDAHYLMSLNTIQKDMYSIDDDSIDILYKDGTIKDISEASEILNVALLSKKIRKYYLCYQRF